The stretch of DNA GCTGGTGAGCGTGATGCTCGCTAGCAATGAGACAGGGGTCGTTCAGCCGCTGCACGCCCTTACGCAACTTTGTCGATCCGCGGGCGTTGCGGTCCATTCTGACGCTGTTCAAGCTGCTGGAAAGGGAGAATTGGGATTTAGGAAATGGGGTGGCGACGCGGCGACAATCGCTGCCCACAAGTTCCATGGGCCAGTCGGAATCGGCGCTCTACTTCTGGCGCCTCACGTGAAACTATCACCGCAGTTTATTGGCGGTCACCAACAAGAAGGGCTTCGTGCAGGAACCGAATCAGCCCCGCTCGCGGCTGGCTTGGCCGCTGCACTCAGAGCTGTCCACGGTTCACCACGGTCGTTCCGTTTGCAGATCACTCGTGACCGCCTTGAGGCCGGGATTTTGTCTACTTGGCCCGGCGCTGTGGTGATTGGCGCCGATAGTCCGCGGACGCCCCATTCGACCTGCATCGCGTTCCCCGGCGCCGACCGCCAGGCCCTGGTGATGGCGTACGACCTTGCCGGCGTCGCCTGCAGCACCGGGTCGGCTTGCGCCAGCGGATCGAGCGAACCCTCGCCGACGCTGTTGGCGATGGGCCTCGATCGGGAGCTGGTCGATGGTGCAGTGCGGTTCGCCGTCGGAGCGATGACGACCGAGGCCGAGATCGACGAGGCGATCGAGCGGATCGCCCGCGTCAACGCGGGGCTGCGGGCGAGTCGTAACGACTAACCCCTTCACACCCGTCTGAGCCGTGGGCGCGAGCCCTCGGTGGGTAGC from Botrimarina mediterranea encodes:
- a CDS encoding cysteine desulfurase family protein, with translation MPPMPIYLDHNATSPLLPAAAEAMREAWGTAWANPASQHAAGRAARRVLETAREQVIHLLGGDPTGRAPDRLVFTSGGTEANALAIRGLLAASGKRRLVISAIEHPSVARTAEQLEVEGVRVDRLGVGSDGRVRVEELEALLTEAADNIGLVSVMLASNETGVVQPLHALTQLCRSAGVAVHSDAVQAAGKGELGFRKWGGDAATIAAHKFHGPVGIGALLLAPHVKLSPQFIGGHQQEGLRAGTESAPLAAGLAAALRAVHGSPRSFRLQITRDRLEAGILSTWPGAVVIGADSPRTPHSTCIAFPGADRQALVMAYDLAGVACSTGSACASGSSEPSPTLLAMGLDRELVDGAVRFAVGAMTTEAEIDEAIERIARVNAGLRASRND